One Streptomyces sp. CG4 genomic window, GAATTCCTCGTAGACGGCCTTGTCGACCTGTCCGGCCGTCGGGCAGGCGACCGCGGCGGCCGACAGGGCCACCGCCTCCGCCAGGATCTGCTGCCAGGGCGTCCCGTAGTGCAGTCCGGCGGCCAGGGCGGCGACGCAGGCGTCCCCGGCACCCGTCGGGTTGCCGGACACCGGGCGCGGGGGAGCGGCCTGCCAAGTTCCCCGCGGAGTGGCCACGTACAAGCCCTCGGTTCCCCGCGAGGCGACGACGGTGCGGGCGCCCAGGCGGCGCAGTGACTCCGCTGCGGCGGCCACGTCCTGCTCGCCGGTGGCCTCGGTGAGTTCCGCCGCGTTCGGCTTGATCAGGGTGGGGCCGGCGGGGAGCGCCGCCAGGAGCGCCGAGCCACTGGTGTCCAGCACGGTCGCGGTCCCGGCCTGGCTGCTCAGGCGCACGAGCGTGGCATAGGCGTCTGCCGGCAGTCCCGGCGGCAGACTCCCGGACAGGACGACCACGGTCGCCTCGCGCGCCAGCTCGGCGAACCGGGCGGTGAATCCCGCCCAAACGGCGGGACCGACCTCCGCGCCGGGAGTGTTGAAGACGGTGGCGTCGCCCTCGGCGCGCGACACGATGGTGACTGTGCGACGTGATTCGCTCCACATGGGTACCAGTTCGTCGCGCAGGCCTGCCCTCCGCAGCCCGTCCTGGATCAGTTCGCCGGTGGCGCCCCCCATGAGTCCGGTGACGACCGTCGGCACGTCGAGCGCGGCCAGCACGGAGGACACGTTGATGCCTTTGCCGCCGGCGCGCTCGTAGTAGGTGCGCACCCGGTGGGAAGAGTGCGGTACCAGCGCGTCGACGACATAGGTGAT contains:
- a CDS encoding 1-phosphofructokinase family hexose kinase, with protein sequence MTLNAALDITYVVDALVPHSSHRVRTYYERAGGKGINVSSVLAALDVPTVVTGLMGGATGELIQDGLRRAGLRDELVPMWSESRRTVTIVSRAEGDATVFNTPGAEVGPAVWAGFTARFAELAREATVVVLSGSLPPGLPADAYATLVRLSSQAGTATVLDTSGSALLAALPAGPTLIKPNAAELTEATGEQDVAAAAESLRRLGARTVVASRGTEGLYVATPRGTWQAAPPRPVSGNPTGAGDACVAALAAGLHYGTPWQQILAEAVALSAAAVACPTAGQVDKAVYEEFRTTVSVERTHAPRAH